A region of Vicugna pacos chromosome 7, VicPac4, whole genome shotgun sequence DNA encodes the following proteins:
- the MPLKIP gene encoding M-phase-specific PLK1-interacting protein: MKDHQGYEKIWSGQFRRENAPVRLSSSLEMHRQNFRPPTPPYPGPGVGGWGSGSSFRGTPGGGGPRPPSPRDGYGSPHHTPPYGPRSRPYGSSHSPRHGGSFPGGRFGSPSPGGYPGNYSRSPAGSQQQFGYSPGQQQTHPQGSPRTSTPFGSGRGREKRMSNELESYFKPSMLEDPWAGLEPVSVVDISQQYSNTQTFTGKKGRYFC; the protein is encoded by the exons ATGAAGGACCACCAAGGATATGAGAAGATTTGGTCGGGACAGTTCCGGCGGGAGAACGCGCCAGTGAGGTTGTCTTCGTCTCTTGAGATGCACCGACAGAATTTTCGACCCCCGACTCCTCCTTACCCCGGCCCGGGAGTAGGAGGTTGGGGTAGCGGGAGCAGCTTCCGAGGAACCCCGGGCGGAGGCGGACCACGGCCGCCATCGCCGCGGGACGGGTACGGGAGTCCACATCACACGCCGCCATACGGGCCCCGGTCTAGGCCCTACGGGAGCAGCCACTCTCCGCGACACGGCGGCAGCTTCCCCGGGGGCCGGTTCGGGTCCCCATCCCCTGGCGGCTACCCTGGCAACTACTCCAGGTCCCCCGCGGGGTCCCAGCAGCAATTCGGCTACTCCCCAGGGCAGCAGCAGACCCACCCCCAG ggtTCTCCAAGGACATCTACACCATTTGGATCAGGGCGtggtagagaaaagagaatgtctAATGAGTTGGAAAGTTATTTCAAGCCTTCAATGCTTGAAGACCCTTGGGCTGGCCTAGAACCAGTATCTGTAGTGGATATAAGCCAACAATACAGCAATACTCAAACATTCACAGGCAAAAAAGGAAGATACTTTTGTTAA